A genomic region of bacterium contains the following coding sequences:
- the argF gene encoding ornithine carbamoyltransferase yields MKSKDFLSMTDWTRGELDEALQLAIKMKAEWSTEGDHEWKPLRGKTIGCIFHKPSLRTRISFETGIYELGGYSLYITEKEIELGKRETIEDAARVLTRYLGGIVIRTFSQNDIVKLAQWADVPVINALTDLLHPCQLMADLQTILEHKGTIDGLKIAYLGDGNNMANSWIEAANRWAIDLRIGTSPDTLPDVAITEKARREGPGTVTITHDPVTAVQDCDVVYTDVWASMGAKDKADINANRLQAFQVNTKLMSYAKSDAIVMHCLPAERGREITDEVIESKQSVVFDEAENRLHAQKAILAILAG; encoded by the coding sequence ATGAAGAGCAAAGATTTTCTGTCGATGACAGATTGGACACGCGGCGAGTTGGACGAAGCATTACAACTTGCCATCAAGATGAAAGCCGAATGGAGTACCGAGGGTGACCACGAGTGGAAGCCGTTACGCGGAAAGACCATCGGTTGCATTTTTCACAAACCGTCACTCCGAACCCGCATCTCTTTTGAGACCGGCATTTACGAATTGGGCGGCTATAGTTTATACATTACGGAAAAGGAAATCGAACTTGGCAAGCGGGAAACAATTGAAGATGCCGCGCGGGTGTTGACACGCTATCTGGGCGGTATTGTCATTCGCACATTCTCGCAAAACGATATTGTAAAGCTTGCACAATGGGCAGATGTTCCGGTAATCAACGCATTGACCGATTTGCTGCATCCATGTCAGTTAATGGCTGACTTGCAGACGATACTGGAGCACAAAGGTACTATCGATGGATTGAAAATCGCGTATCTTGGAGATGGTAATAACATGGCGAACTCGTGGATTGAGGCGGCAAACCGCTGGGCAATCGATTTACGAATCGGTACATCACCGGATACACTTCCTGACGTGGCAATCACCGAGAAAGCGCGACGCGAAGGTCCCGGTACAGTTACAATTACTCACGATCCTGTCACTGCGGTGCAAGACTGTGATGTGGTGTACACCGATGTCTGGGCTTCGATGGGCGCGAAAGACAAAGCCGATATCAATGCGAACCGGTTACAGGCATTTCAGGTAAACACCAAACTGATGTCCTATGCGAAATCAGATGCGATTGTGATGCATTGTTTACCGGCGGAACGCGGCCGGGAGATTACCGACGAAGTCATCGAAAGTAAGCAGTCGGTTGTATTTGACGAAGCGGAAAATCGATTACATGCACAAAAAGCAATCTTAGCAATCTTAGCAGGTTGA